A single region of the Vibrio cyclitrophicus genome encodes:
- the pgsA gene encoding CDP-diacylglycerol--glycerol-3-phosphate 3-phosphatidyltransferase — protein sequence MRLNIPNILSLLRLFLIPVFVVVFYLPYQWAPFAAAMVFWVAGFTDWLDGMLARKLGQTSRFGAFIDPVADKVLVATALILITEHYHSIWVTIPAVTMIAREIIISALREWMAEIGKRASVAVSWVGKVKTVSQMFALWVLIWRYDDWMVWVGYIALYVATILTYWSMAQYLMAAKDDLLDEKHH from the coding sequence ATGCGTTTGAATATACCTAACATTTTGTCCTTACTGAGACTATTTTTGATCCCAGTATTCGTTGTCGTTTTCTATCTACCTTATCAATGGGCTCCTTTCGCTGCTGCGATGGTGTTTTGGGTAGCAGGTTTCACTGATTGGCTAGATGGCATGCTAGCTCGTAAGTTAGGGCAAACCTCTCGCTTCGGTGCCTTCATTGACCCAGTGGCTGACAAAGTGCTGGTCGCTACGGCTCTTATCCTGATTACTGAGCATTACCACTCGATTTGGGTGACTATCCCAGCCGTGACCATGATAGCTCGCGAGATCATTATTTCAGCGCTTCGTGAATGGATGGCTGAAATCGGTAAACGCGCAAGTGTTGCAGTATCTTGGGTCGGTAAGGTTAAAACGGTTTCTCAGATGTTCGCGTTGTGGGTGCTTATCTGGCGCTATGATGATTGGATGGTTTGGGTTGGTTACATCGCGCTCTATGTTGCAACGATTCTAACCTACTGGTCGATGGCGCAATACTTGATGGCTGCCAAGGACGATTTGTTAGACGAAAAACATCATTGA